The following are encoded together in the Babylonia areolata isolate BAREFJ2019XMU chromosome 18, ASM4173473v1, whole genome shotgun sequence genome:
- the LOC143292532 gene encoding maternal embryonic leucine zipper kinase-like, with the protein MSSQYPELKGFYHLRETIGSGGFAKVKLAYHALTGEKVAIKIMDKKSLGEDLPRVKTEIAAMQELCHQHICKLYQVIETEEKFYMILEYCPEGELFDYIVSKDRLEEDEARIFFRQIVSAVAYIHNNGYAHRDLKPENLLLDEDQNLKLIDFGLCAKPKGGMDCRLSTCCGSPAYAAPELISGLEYLGSEADIWSMGVLLYALLCGYLPFDDEKLSHLYKKIKSGKYEVPEWLGKDTIRLLAQMLQTDPSRRITINRLLDHSWLREGVNVPVEWASKYKRTLDEDCLTELAVHYGKSRVQMEMLITKWKYDYLTATYFLLLEKKMKGKPVRMLHRPAVTRCTPSHKIRSMSLETDIDYVELPSSPVVLLPQDQNCTTPSSRSEQTPIIKSTDKDDSSANRERVRGRARERLDFGESDFGRGRISPRKNESAEKSGEEKENFAVPKSPPPKQSKTPGPKAPVFATPVPAPRTPASKIMQQNIEKTPAQRPTPQRSSKSPVVKKQRQQLASIDDSSATPKKMDIVSTTLSPSRSYDSQLHNLAAEAATPIRQSSKKASRSVDDDLYKAHLSTPGSSSKSRKGSVMGSLERMINMLTPKKQRGATCEGPRKVKALHNVFRTTEQNPEYVMEVLKSAIEDMCIPYRQSDYTLRCTVMDDWGRIRLAFDLEVCAMPKSSFMGVCRKRVKGDTWHYKRLCKDIVLTSKLC; encoded by the exons ATGAGCTCACAGTATCCTGAACTCAAAGGCTTCTATCACCTGCGTGAAACCATTGGATCAG GTGGCTTCGCCAAAGTGAAGCTGGCTTACCATGCCCTCACAGGAGAGAAGGTTGCCATCAAGATCATGGACAAGAAGTCACTGGGG gaggATCTCCCAAGAGTGAAAACAGAAATTGCAGCGATGCAGGAGTTATGCCACCAACATATCTGCAAACTGTACCAGGTCATTGAGACTGAAGAGAAATTCTACATGATTCTGGAG TATTGTCCAGAAGGAGAACTGTTCGACTACATCGTTTCTAAAGATCGACTTGAAGAAGATGAAGCCAGAATATTTTTCCGACAAATTGTGTCAGCTGTGGCCTATATTCACAACAATGGCTATGCTCACAGGGATCTGAAACCA GAAAACCTGCTCCTTGATGAAGATCAGAATCTGAAGCTGATTGATTTTGGCCTGTGTGCGAAGCCAAAG GGTGGGATGGACTGTCGCCTGTCCACCTGTTGTGGGAGCCCTGCCTATGCTGCCCCAGAGCTGATCTCTGGCCTGGAATACCTTGGATCGGAG GCTGATATCTGGAGTATGGGGGTGTTACTGTACGCCCTGCTGTGTGGCTACCTGCCATTTGATGATGAGAAGCTTTCCCACCTGTACAAAAAAATCAAG AGTGGTAAATACGAAGTGCCGGAGTGGCTGGGGAAGGACACAATAAGGCTACTGGCACAGATGCTGCAGACGGACCCCTCGCGGCGCATCACCATCAACAGACTGCTGGACCACAGCTGGCTGAGGGAGGGGGTCAATGTGCCAGTGGAGTGGGCCAGCAAGTACAAG AGAACCTTGGATGAAGACTGCTTGACAGAGCTGGCAGTTCATTATGGGAAAAGTCGGGTCCAAATGGAAATGCTTATAACAAAG TGGAAGTATGATTACCTGACGGCCACCTACTTCCTGCTGctggagaagaagatgaaagggAAGCCGGTCCGTATGCTGCACAGGCCTGCCGTCACCCGCTGCACTCCCAGCCACAAG ATTCGCAGCATGAGCTTGGAAACTGACATCGACTATGTTGAGCTTCCGTCTTCTCCTGTGGTTCTTCTTCCACAAGACCAGAACTGCACCACTCCAAGCAGCCGCTCTGAACAGACGCCCATCATCAAGTCCACAGACAAAGACGATTCGTCTGCCAACAGAGAGCGGGTCAGGGGTCGTGCCAGGGAGAGGCTGGACTTTGGTGAATCAGATTTCGGAAGAGGGAGAATCAGTCCCAGGAAGAATGAATCGGCAGAGAAGAGCGGTGAAGAAAAGGAGAACTTTGCCGTGCCCAAGTCTCCGCCGCCCAAGCAGAGCAAAACACCGGGGCCAAAAGCGCCAGTATTTGCTACTCCCGTGCCTGCTCCGAGAACACCTGCATCAAAGATAATGCAGCAGAACATTGAGAAGACACCGGCTCAGAGGCCCACTCCACAGCGCAGCTCCAAGTCGCCTGTGGTGAAGAAACAGCGTCAGCAGCTGGCTTCCATTGACGATTCAA GTGCCACCCCAAAGAAAATGGACATCGTCAGCACTACACTGTCCCCCTCCAGATCATATGACTCCCAGCTGCACAATCTAGCTGCAGAGGCAGCCACACCTATCAGGCAAAGCAGCAA GAAAGCGTCGCGGTCAGTGGACGACGACCTGTACAAGGCCCACTTGTCCACCCCGGGTAGCAGCAGCAAGTCGCGCAAAGGGTCCGTCATGGGCAGCCTGGAGCGCATGATCAACATGCTGACGCCCAAGAAACAGCGTGGCGCCACCTGCGAGGGGCCCCGCAAGGTCAAG GCTCTTCACAATGTTTTCCGGACGACAGAGCAAAACCCTGAGTACGTGATGGAAGTCCTGAAAAGTGCCATTGAGGACATGTGCATCCCTTACAGACAGAGCGA ttACACTCTGCGATGTACTGTCATGGATGACTGGGGCCGCATTCGACTGGCCTTTGACCTGGAAGTGTGCGCCATGCCCAAATCGTCCTTCATGGGGGTGTGCCGAAAGCGGGTGAAGGGTGACACCTGGCACTACAAGAGGCTGTGCAAAGACATTGTGCTCACCTCCAAGCTGTGTTGA